The Amycolatopsis mongoliensis genome includes a window with the following:
- a CDS encoding acyl-CoA dehydrogenase family protein: MTFALDPDQQAFAAEVRRLAEDRLRPLAESGVEGAVNRPLLKEMGALGLLSRLFPGIAEGKPSRQAAATDLCILRENLATVNTEAETALALQGLGSYPILQSGQDDQVAKWLPAVAAGDAVAAFALTEPDAGSDAAALSLAAEPDGDGWRLTGEKMWISNAPEADFYTVFARTTPGAGARGVSAFVVPADRPGLGGEHLDLVSPHPIGTVTFDGVEVRREELLGEENRGFAVAMRTLDLFRPSVGAFAVGMAQAALDATVDYTGVRDAFGGPLIKQQAVGHALAEMATRTEAARLLVYAAAGAYDAGEPNLGGRAAMAKLFATEAAQFVVDSAVQLHGARALRRGHLLEHLYREVRAPRIYEGASEIQRTIIARWLASSRAGAPGSAG, from the coding sequence ATGACCTTCGCCCTCGACCCCGACCAGCAGGCCTTCGCCGCGGAAGTCCGGCGGCTGGCCGAGGACCGGCTGCGCCCGCTCGCCGAGTCCGGTGTGGAGGGTGCGGTGAACCGTCCGCTGCTCAAGGAGATGGGCGCGCTCGGGCTGCTCTCGCGGCTCTTCCCCGGCATCGCCGAAGGAAAGCCGTCACGCCAGGCGGCCGCGACCGACCTGTGCATCCTGCGGGAGAACCTCGCCACGGTGAACACCGAGGCCGAGACGGCGCTGGCGTTGCAGGGCCTGGGAAGCTACCCGATCCTCCAGTCCGGCCAGGACGATCAGGTCGCGAAATGGCTGCCCGCGGTGGCGGCCGGGGACGCGGTGGCGGCGTTCGCGCTGACCGAGCCGGACGCCGGCTCGGACGCCGCGGCGTTGTCGCTGGCCGCGGAGCCCGACGGCGACGGCTGGCGCCTGACGGGCGAGAAGATGTGGATCTCGAACGCGCCGGAAGCCGACTTCTACACGGTGTTCGCGCGGACCACGCCCGGGGCAGGCGCACGCGGGGTCAGCGCGTTCGTCGTCCCCGCCGACCGGCCGGGACTGGGCGGCGAGCACCTGGACCTGGTGAGCCCGCACCCGATCGGCACGGTCACCTTCGACGGCGTCGAGGTCCGGCGCGAGGAGCTGCTCGGCGAGGAGAACCGCGGGTTCGCGGTGGCGATGCGGACGCTCGACCTGTTCCGCCCGAGCGTCGGCGCGTTCGCCGTCGGGATGGCCCAGGCGGCGCTCGACGCCACTGTGGACTACACCGGGGTGCGGGATGCCTTCGGTGGTCCGCTGATCAAGCAGCAGGCGGTCGGGCACGCACTGGCGGAGATGGCGACCCGCACGGAAGCCGCCCGGCTCCTGGTCTACGCGGCCGCGGGAGCATACGACGCGGGCGAGCCGAACCTCGGCGGCCGCGCGGCGATGGCGAAGCTGTTCGCGACCGAGGCGGCCCAGTTCGTCGTCGACTCCGCGGTCCAGCTCCACGGTGCCCGCGCCCTGCGACGCGGGCACCTGCTCGAACACCTCTACCGCGAAGTCCGGGCCCCGCGCATCTACGAAGGCGCGTCGGAGATCCAGCGGACGATCATCGCGCGATGGCTGGCTTCTTCGCGGGCCGGCGCTCCAGGATCAGCTGGCTGA
- a CDS encoding RidA family protein produces MERINPPELGKPSGFSHAVVAEGRVVFLAGQTALDASNQIVGDGVVEQFERALGNLLTSLRAAGGSPEDLCSVTIYIVDMADYRTHAREIGAVWRRLAGTEYPAMAGIGVDRLWDEEALVEVQGFAVVPGRE; encoded by the coding sequence ATGGAACGCATCAACCCGCCGGAGCTGGGCAAGCCGTCCGGGTTCTCGCACGCGGTGGTGGCCGAAGGCCGGGTCGTCTTCCTCGCCGGGCAGACGGCGCTGGACGCGTCGAACCAGATCGTCGGCGACGGCGTCGTCGAGCAGTTCGAGCGCGCGCTCGGCAACCTGCTGACGTCGCTGCGCGCGGCGGGCGGTTCCCCGGAAGACCTGTGCAGCGTGACGATCTACATCGTCGACATGGCGGACTACCGGACCCACGCGCGCGAGATCGGCGCGGTCTGGCGGCGGCTCGCGGGCACCGAGTACCCGGCGATGGCCGGCATCGGCGTCGACCGGCTCTGGGACGAAGAGGCCCTCGTCGAGGTGCAGGGCTTCGCCGTCGTCCCCGGTCGTGAGTGA
- a CDS encoding tyrosine-type recombinase/integrase, with translation MPSTEKLPSGRWRGLYVDAEGKKQRVKGTFPRKSDAREAAVDAEAKAKRKAAASDGTLSASVTFREWYEQLSDERRFESDRGVVEASVMNKYVFPKWGDEPLNRIKRVQVNTWVKTDLKVRTGMSPGYVHLIYSAFRLVMTAAVDQEILDASPCVRIALPPLNRRKPKKFVTTERAAESRGNFGDDSGVYADMVDFGLEVGMRPNELAGLHVARIDRKGRKVHVVEVYVERSKKIRGYPKDGDVRTVPMTVRACEIYDSRIEGRDLKGGCGVEHYDGSKCTSALLFVNREGRPANQPALRRAMKRAGLDTGGYGLRRGYATRAVEGGADVMAVKRSMGHADLEELFGYVQETEQSEDRLRAALGDKKPLRAVGPRGTKRGTKRGNQPLPDAPNNGVTNAG, from the coding sequence GTGCCGAGCACGGAGAAGCTCCCGAGCGGTAGATGGCGCGGCCTCTATGTCGACGCCGAGGGGAAGAAGCAGCGCGTCAAGGGCACCTTCCCGCGCAAGAGCGACGCCCGTGAAGCCGCCGTCGACGCCGAGGCGAAGGCGAAGCGGAAGGCCGCGGCGTCCGATGGCACGCTCTCGGCCAGCGTCACCTTCCGGGAGTGGTACGAGCAGTTGAGCGACGAGCGCCGGTTCGAGTCCGACCGCGGCGTGGTCGAGGCCAGCGTCATGAACAAGTACGTGTTCCCGAAGTGGGGCGACGAACCCCTGAATCGGATCAAGCGCGTGCAGGTCAACACGTGGGTGAAGACCGACCTGAAGGTCCGGACGGGCATGTCCCCGGGGTACGTCCATCTGATCTATTCCGCGTTCCGACTGGTGATGACCGCCGCCGTCGATCAGGAAATCCTCGACGCGAGCCCGTGCGTGCGGATCGCCTTGCCGCCGTTGAACAGGCGGAAGCCGAAGAAGTTCGTGACCACGGAGCGCGCCGCCGAGAGCCGCGGCAACTTCGGCGACGACTCCGGCGTGTACGCCGACATGGTCGACTTCGGCCTCGAGGTCGGGATGCGACCGAACGAGCTGGCCGGCCTGCACGTCGCGCGGATCGATCGCAAGGGGCGAAAGGTCCACGTCGTCGAGGTGTACGTGGAGCGCTCGAAGAAAATCCGTGGGTACCCGAAGGACGGCGACGTGCGAACGGTGCCGATGACCGTGCGTGCGTGCGAGATCTACGACTCCCGGATCGAGGGCCGAGACCTGAAGGGCGGGTGCGGGGTCGAGCACTACGACGGCTCGAAGTGCACCAGCGCGCTGCTGTTCGTCAACCGGGAAGGCCGCCCGGCGAACCAGCCGGCGTTGCGCCGAGCGATGAAGCGCGCCGGGCTGGACACCGGCGGGTACGGCCTGCGCCGCGGCTACGCAACGCGGGCGGTCGAGGGCGGCGCAGACGTGATGGCCGTCAAGCGGTCGATGGGCCACGCCGACCTCGAAGAGCTGTTCGGCTACGTCCAGGAGACCGAGCAGTCCGAGGACCGGCTGCGCGCCGCGCTCGGCGACAAGAAGCCGCTGCGCGCCGTGGGACCGCGTGGGACGAAACGTGGGACGAAGCGCGGCAACCAGCCGCTCCCAGACGCTCCGAACAACGGCGTAACGAACGCCGGTTGA
- a CDS encoding DUF2306 domain-containing protein — protein sequence MAVRTAAQPIPSTTTKATKAWWRRPWIGPLALLVLAFLSFSLPPYLAFDPAQSRVPAPEGFPAHYWFLVGHVIFGSVAMIGAVLQIWPWLRRTHPVVHRYAGRAYVFAGVLPSGLMALTIGSQSPFGPVTRVSDVLAAVLWIGCTIAGWRAVRERRFGDHRKWMIRSVTLTFSIIVNRVIAPIAMIVLEPQIPTTFGGSELAYSQSVGAISAWGGLAFALIVSQLILERRPAKKPAIAR from the coding sequence ATGGCGGTCCGGACAGCGGCCCAGCCCATCCCGAGCACGACGACGAAGGCCACGAAGGCCTGGTGGCGGCGGCCGTGGATCGGTCCGTTGGCCCTGCTCGTGCTCGCTTTCCTCTCCTTCTCGTTGCCGCCGTACCTGGCGTTCGACCCGGCGCAGTCGCGGGTGCCGGCGCCCGAGGGGTTCCCCGCGCACTACTGGTTCCTCGTCGGGCACGTCATCTTCGGCTCGGTCGCGATGATCGGCGCCGTCCTGCAGATCTGGCCGTGGCTGCGCCGGACGCACCCGGTGGTCCACCGCTACGCCGGCCGCGCGTACGTCTTCGCCGGGGTGCTGCCCTCCGGGCTGATGGCCCTGACCATCGGTTCGCAGAGCCCGTTCGGCCCGGTGACGCGGGTCAGCGACGTGCTCGCCGCGGTCCTGTGGATCGGGTGCACCATCGCCGGCTGGCGGGCGGTGCGCGAGCGCCGCTTCGGCGACCACCGCAAGTGGATGATCCGCAGCGTGACGCTGACCTTCTCGATCATCGTCAACCGGGTGATCGCGCCGATCGCGATGATCGTGCTGGAACCGCAGATCCCGACCACCTTCGGCGGCAGCGAGCTCGCCTACAGCCAGAGCGTCGGGGCCATCTCCGCCTGGGGCGGGCTGGCGTTCGCGCTGATCGTCAGCCAGCTGATCCTGGAGCGCCGGCCCGCGAAGAAGCCAGCCATCGCGCGATGA
- a CDS encoding replicative DNA helicase, which translates to MSDDEQYPAPNLASEALAQLRPVAEEGYLISLLTTITARELREEALVRVQPEDFSVAAYGGLWEAAQQLHAEGKPVTARTVAAAADTAGELAERTVARFVGAVPNPADFPYALAEVTRCGALRRVVEATVRIQQRTMAAADGSAALAAAHEELGKLDTAELGQDEHTRTFRDVLTELDAALRSPETYRFVPTPWDDLNERFSGGLHMGRMIIVGARPGEGKSIAAHQIAEHAASLGHPAAIFSVEMGSVEVAGRIVANGATVEMGEITRRELSDHSWRNFHEYRARAQDFPLTINERPDLTLGYIAAQCRALKRRNGLDVVVIDYLQLLNGDRRMPREQQVSAISRGLKQLSRELDCAVVVPAQLNRNAVARGKAGLSDLRESGSIEQDADAVILLARQYDDEGEPNGMLAVDIAKNRFGRMGELELPWRPYLSRIG; encoded by the coding sequence ATGAGCGACGACGAGCAGTACCCGGCGCCGAACCTGGCCTCCGAGGCGCTGGCCCAGCTGCGCCCGGTTGCCGAAGAGGGCTACCTGATCAGTCTCCTGACCACGATCACCGCCCGCGAGCTCCGCGAGGAAGCCCTGGTGCGTGTTCAGCCGGAGGACTTCTCCGTGGCCGCCTACGGCGGCCTGTGGGAAGCCGCGCAGCAGCTGCACGCCGAGGGCAAGCCGGTCACTGCGCGGACCGTCGCCGCAGCCGCCGACACCGCCGGCGAGCTCGCCGAGCGCACCGTGGCCCGCTTCGTCGGCGCCGTCCCGAACCCGGCGGACTTCCCGTACGCGCTCGCCGAGGTCACCCGCTGCGGCGCGCTCCGGCGCGTCGTCGAGGCCACCGTGCGGATCCAGCAGCGCACCATGGCGGCCGCCGACGGCTCGGCCGCCCTCGCCGCCGCGCACGAGGAGCTGGGCAAGCTCGACACCGCCGAACTCGGACAGGACGAGCACACCCGCACCTTCCGGGACGTGCTCACCGAGCTAGACGCCGCGCTCCGGAGCCCGGAGACCTACCGGTTCGTGCCGACGCCGTGGGACGACCTGAACGAACGGTTCTCCGGCGGGCTCCACATGGGACGCATGATCATCGTCGGTGCGCGGCCCGGCGAAGGAAAGTCGATCGCCGCGCACCAGATCGCCGAGCACGCCGCGAGCCTCGGCCACCCCGCCGCGATCTTCAGCGTCGAGATGGGCTCGGTCGAGGTCGCCGGCCGGATCGTGGCCAACGGCGCCACCGTCGAGATGGGCGAGATCACCCGCCGCGAGCTGTCCGACCACTCGTGGCGCAACTTCCACGAGTATCGAGCTCGCGCGCAGGACTTCCCGCTCACCATCAACGAACGCCCGGACCTGACGCTCGGCTACATCGCCGCGCAGTGCCGCGCGCTCAAACGCCGGAACGGTCTCGACGTGGTGGTGATCGACTACCTGCAGCTGCTCAACGGCGACCGCCGAATGCCCCGCGAACAACAGGTGTCGGCGATCTCCCGCGGCCTCAAGCAGCTGTCCCGCGAGCTCGACTGCGCGGTGGTTGTCCCGGCCCAGCTGAACCGCAACGCCGTCGCCCGCGGCAAGGCCGGGCTGTCGGACCTGCGCGAGTCCGGAAGTATCGAGCAGGACGCCGACGCCGTCATCCTGCTCGCCCGCCAGTACGACGACGAGGGCGAGCCCAACGGGATGCTCGCCGTCGACATCGCGAAGAACCGCTTCGGCCGCATGGGCGAACTCGAACTGCCCTGGCGCCCCTACCTGTCCCGCATCGGCTGA
- a CDS encoding bifunctional salicylyl-CoA 5-hydroxylase/oxidoreductase, which yields MRIAVIGGGPAGLYFAALAKQLGPGHEITVWERNAPDDTFGFGVVFSDETLGGIEHADAAVHEAMRAEFARWDDIDVHYRGTVTTSGGHGFAAMSRKRLLGILQSRCAELGVGLHFREEAPADLSGYDLVIAADGVNSAMRARYAETFRPSVETRRCRYIWLGTDLVFDAFKFYVLETPAGIMQIHGYPYGRDGSTFILEVQEDVWQRTFGPIATTSLKPGESDEKSIALIRELCADVLGGHKIMANNSKWVSFGTVRCETWVHGNVVLLGDAAHTAHFSIGSGTKLAMEDALALAACLHENDGVAEALKAYELERRPVVQSTQRAAQASLEWFENIAQYAHQEPPQFAFNILTRSRRVTYDNLRLRDREFATELDHWFARSLGTTSRPPMFQPFKLGELELANRIVVSPMDMYSAVDGVPGDFHLVHLGGKALGGAGLVMTEMVCVSPEGRITPGCGGLYTAEQEAAWKRIVDFVHAQSPARIGVQLGHSGRKGSTKLMWEGIDEPLPAGNWEVCAPSALPYSDRNQVPRELSTSDMATIRDEFVACAHAAARAGFDVLELHCAHGYLLSSFLSPLTNQRSDDYGGSLENRLRFPLEVFDAVRAAWPAERPMTVRISATDWADGGIDADDSVEIARAFASHGAAGIDVSTGQVVCDEKPQYGRSYQTPYADRIRNEIGEEYGVAVIAVGAISSYDDVNSLILAGRADLCALGRTHLYDPQWTLHAAAEQGYAMPWPKPFAAGSRKPQSGRTDGPEPRLDLVRSGPAGTAHARWRPGASS from the coding sequence GTGCGTATCGCGGTCATCGGTGGCGGCCCGGCGGGTCTGTACTTCGCCGCGCTGGCGAAACAGCTCGGGCCCGGACACGAGATCACCGTCTGGGAGCGCAACGCGCCGGACGACACGTTCGGCTTCGGCGTCGTGTTCTCCGACGAGACGCTCGGCGGCATCGAACACGCCGACGCGGCGGTGCACGAAGCCATGCGCGCCGAGTTCGCCCGCTGGGACGACATCGACGTCCACTACCGCGGCACGGTCACCACCTCGGGCGGCCACGGCTTCGCCGCGATGAGCCGCAAGCGCCTGCTCGGCATCCTCCAGAGCCGCTGCGCCGAGCTCGGCGTCGGCCTCCACTTCCGCGAAGAGGCGCCGGCGGACCTCTCGGGCTACGACCTGGTCATCGCCGCCGACGGCGTCAACTCCGCGATGCGGGCCCGCTACGCCGAGACGTTCCGGCCGAGCGTCGAGACCCGCCGGTGCCGGTACATCTGGCTGGGCACGGACCTGGTGTTCGACGCCTTCAAGTTCTACGTCCTCGAGACGCCGGCCGGGATCATGCAGATCCACGGCTACCCGTACGGCCGCGACGGCAGCACGTTCATCCTCGAGGTCCAGGAGGACGTCTGGCAGCGGACGTTCGGGCCGATCGCGACGACCTCGCTCAAGCCCGGCGAGAGCGACGAGAAGTCCATCGCGTTGATCCGCGAGCTGTGCGCCGACGTCCTCGGCGGGCACAAGATCATGGCGAACAACTCGAAGTGGGTCTCGTTCGGCACCGTCCGCTGCGAGACGTGGGTGCACGGCAACGTCGTCCTCCTCGGCGACGCCGCGCACACCGCGCACTTCTCGATCGGCTCGGGCACGAAGCTGGCGATGGAGGACGCACTCGCGCTGGCCGCCTGCCTGCACGAAAACGACGGCGTCGCCGAGGCGCTCAAGGCGTACGAACTGGAACGGCGGCCGGTCGTCCAGTCGACGCAGCGCGCCGCGCAGGCGAGCCTGGAGTGGTTCGAGAACATCGCGCAGTACGCCCACCAGGAGCCGCCGCAGTTCGCGTTCAACATCCTCACGCGCAGCCGCCGCGTCACCTACGACAACCTCCGCCTGCGCGATCGTGAGTTCGCGACCGAGCTGGACCACTGGTTCGCACGGTCGCTCGGCACGACGTCGCGGCCGCCGATGTTCCAGCCGTTCAAGCTCGGCGAGCTGGAGCTGGCCAACCGGATCGTGGTGTCCCCGATGGACATGTACTCCGCGGTCGACGGTGTGCCCGGCGACTTCCACCTGGTGCACCTGGGCGGCAAGGCCCTCGGCGGCGCCGGGCTGGTGATGACCGAGATGGTCTGCGTCTCCCCCGAAGGCCGGATCACCCCCGGCTGCGGCGGGCTGTACACCGCGGAGCAGGAAGCGGCGTGGAAGCGGATCGTCGACTTCGTGCACGCCCAGTCCCCCGCGCGCATCGGCGTCCAACTGGGGCACTCCGGGCGCAAGGGCTCGACGAAGCTCATGTGGGAGGGCATCGACGAACCACTTCCGGCGGGCAACTGGGAAGTCTGCGCTCCTTCCGCACTGCCGTACTCCGACCGCAACCAGGTCCCGCGCGAATTGTCCACTTCGGACATGGCCACGATCCGCGACGAGTTCGTCGCCTGCGCTCACGCGGCCGCGCGCGCCGGGTTCGACGTCCTCGAACTGCACTGCGCGCACGGGTATCTGCTGTCCTCGTTCCTCTCGCCGCTGACCAACCAGCGGAGTGACGACTACGGCGGCTCGCTGGAGAACCGGCTCCGGTTCCCGCTCGAAGTCTTCGACGCGGTGCGCGCCGCCTGGCCCGCCGAGCGGCCGATGACCGTCCGGATCTCGGCGACCGACTGGGCGGACGGCGGCATCGACGCCGACGACTCGGTCGAGATCGCGCGGGCGTTCGCCTCCCACGGTGCCGCGGGCATCGACGTCTCGACCGGCCAGGTCGTCTGCGACGAGAAGCCCCAGTACGGCCGCAGCTACCAGACGCCGTACGCGGACCGGATCCGCAACGAGATCGGCGAGGAGTACGGCGTCGCGGTGATCGCGGTCGGCGCGATTTCCTCTTACGACGACGTCAATTCGCTGATCCTGGCCGGCCGCGCGGATCTCTGCGCGCTGGGCCGCACGCACCTCTACGATCCACAGTGGACGTTGCACGCGGCGGCCGAGCAGGGGTACGCGATGCCGTGGCCGAAGCCGTTCGCCGCGGGCAGCCGCAAGCCGCAGTCCGGCCGCACCGACGGCCCCGAGCCGCGGCTCGACCTCGTCCGGTCGGGCCCGGCCGGCACCGCCCATGCCCGCTGGCGACCGGGAGCTTCGTCATGA
- a CDS encoding MerR family transcriptional regulator, with translation MDQSPPGRRIFSPKMAAQSVGCHEKTILRALRLGELIGYQRAANCSWRIFEGDLLAWVRGERPVKARKSA, from the coding sequence ATGGACCAGAGCCCGCCGGGCAGACGGATCTTCAGCCCCAAAATGGCCGCACAGTCGGTGGGCTGCCACGAGAAGACGATCTTGAGGGCCCTTCGGCTGGGGGAGCTGATCGGCTACCAACGTGCCGCGAACTGCTCGTGGCGGATCTTCGAGGGCGATCTGCTCGCCTGGGTTCGCGGCGAGCGACCCGTCAAGGCCCGGAAGTCGGCGTGA
- a CDS encoding GH1 family beta-glucosidase, which translates to MTETTAATAEQQALIDTLPPDFRWGVATAAYQIEGAVAEDGRTPSIWDTFCQVPWAIDNNDTGEVACDHYHRMPADIELVSELGADTYRFSVAWPRVQPRGRGGVNEAGIGFYDRLVDETLGRGITPWLTLYHWDLPQELEDAGGWPARDTAYRFADYAMLVFDRLKDRVRHWTTLNEPWCSAMHGYVHGVMAPGRRDYAAGLHAVHHLLLGHGLATQRMRQSAQRPTEFGITLNMCTADPATDSEEDVRAARQADGLGVRIYLDPLVRGEYPADVVEDLAARGVRLPVQDGDLDVISTPLDFLGVNYYFGQQFSGVDETGRAVDDDGVPASRTVPFGEPTTAMGWEILPDKFTELLTRLGRDYPGLPMYITENGSAFDDDPDSSGFVRDEQRTAYLASHIAAVAAARNAGADVRGYFAWSLLDNFEWAYGYAKRFGLIRVDYETQARTIKQSGYFYRDTVRRVRGS; encoded by the coding sequence TTGACCGAGACCACAGCCGCGACCGCCGAACAGCAGGCGCTGATCGACACGCTGCCGCCGGACTTCCGCTGGGGCGTGGCGACCGCCGCGTACCAGATCGAAGGCGCGGTCGCGGAAGACGGGCGTACTCCGTCCATTTGGGACACCTTCTGCCAGGTCCCGTGGGCGATCGACAACAACGACACCGGCGAAGTGGCGTGCGACCACTACCACCGGATGCCGGCGGACATCGAGCTGGTGAGCGAGCTCGGCGCGGACACCTACCGGTTTTCCGTGGCGTGGCCCCGGGTCCAGCCGCGCGGGCGCGGCGGGGTCAACGAGGCGGGCATCGGGTTCTACGACCGGCTGGTCGACGAGACGCTCGGTCGCGGGATCACGCCGTGGCTGACGCTGTACCACTGGGACCTGCCGCAGGAGCTGGAGGACGCGGGCGGCTGGCCGGCGCGCGACACGGCGTACCGGTTCGCCGACTACGCGATGCTGGTGTTCGACCGGCTCAAGGACCGGGTGCGCCACTGGACGACGCTGAACGAGCCGTGGTGCTCGGCGATGCACGGGTACGTCCACGGCGTGATGGCGCCGGGCCGCCGTGACTACGCGGCGGGCCTGCACGCGGTGCACCACCTGCTGCTGGGCCACGGGCTCGCGACGCAGCGGATGCGCCAATCAGCACAGCGCCCCACGGAGTTCGGGATCACGCTCAACATGTGCACGGCCGACCCGGCGACGGACTCCGAAGAGGACGTCCGCGCGGCGCGGCAGGCCGACGGCCTCGGTGTCCGGATCTACCTCGACCCGCTGGTGCGCGGAGAGTACCCGGCCGACGTGGTCGAGGACCTGGCCGCGCGCGGCGTGCGTCTCCCGGTCCAGGACGGCGACCTCGACGTGATCTCGACGCCGCTGGACTTCCTGGGCGTGAACTACTACTTCGGCCAGCAGTTCTCGGGCGTGGACGAGACCGGCCGCGCGGTCGACGACGACGGCGTGCCGGCGTCCCGGACGGTCCCGTTCGGCGAGCCGACGACGGCGATGGGCTGGGAGATCCTGCCGGACAAGTTCACCGAGCTGCTGACCCGGCTGGGCCGCGACTACCCGGGCCTGCCGATGTACATCACGGAGAACGGCTCGGCGTTCGACGACGACCCGGACTCGTCCGGGTTCGTCCGCGACGAGCAGCGCACGGCGTACCTGGCTTCGCACATCGCGGCCGTGGCGGCGGCGCGCAACGCGGGAGCCGACGTGCGCGGGTACTTCGCCTGGTCCCTTTTGGACAACTTCGAGTGGGCGTACGGGTACGCGAAGCGGTTCGGCCTGATTCGGGTGGACTACGAGACGCAGGCCCGCACGATCAAGCAGAGCGGCTACTTCTACCGCGACACGGTCCGCCGGGTCCGCGGCAGCTGA
- a CDS encoding PaaX family transcriptional regulator produces the protein MTAVPEATELDGSGRAAQPRQLIVTVYGLYSRTEGGWLSVASLIDLLAAVGVDEPAVRSSISRLKRRGILEAVRRGATAGYELSDDAREILREGDERIFRRGRATAADGWLLAVFSVPETERHKRHLLRTQLARMGFGTAASGVWIAPAHLHAATAEALTRLGLAGYADLFRADHLAFGDVRAKVRDWWDLDRLDELYTTFLDEHGPALRRWQRRKSTADEEAFADYVRVLTGWRRMPYLDPGLPAEFLPDDWSGIRAADLFFELHAQLEDPARAFVTKSISFG, from the coding sequence ATGACGGCCGTACCCGAGGCAACCGAACTGGACGGCTCCGGCCGGGCGGCCCAGCCTCGCCAGCTCATCGTGACGGTGTACGGCCTCTATTCGCGCACCGAGGGCGGCTGGCTCTCGGTCGCCTCGCTGATCGACCTGCTGGCCGCCGTCGGCGTCGACGAGCCCGCGGTGCGCTCCTCGATCTCCCGGCTGAAGCGGCGCGGGATCCTCGAAGCGGTGCGCCGCGGTGCCACGGCCGGCTACGAGCTGTCGGACGACGCGCGCGAGATCCTGCGCGAGGGCGACGAGCGGATCTTCCGCCGCGGGCGCGCGACCGCGGCCGACGGCTGGCTCCTCGCGGTGTTTTCGGTGCCGGAAACCGAGCGGCACAAGCGCCACCTGCTGCGCACCCAGCTCGCCCGGATGGGCTTCGGCACCGCCGCCTCCGGCGTCTGGATCGCCCCGGCCCACCTGCACGCCGCGACCGCCGAGGCGCTGACCCGGCTCGGCCTGGCCGGGTACGCCGACCTGTTCCGCGCCGACCACCTGGCCTTCGGCGACGTCCGGGCGAAGGTCCGCGACTGGTGGGACCTCGACCGGCTCGACGAGCTCTACACGACGTTCCTCGACGAGCACGGTCCCGCGCTGCGCCGCTGGCAGCGTCGCAAGTCCACGGCCGACGAAGAGGCCTTCGCCGACTACGTCCGCGTGCTGACCGGCTGGCGGCGGATGCCCTACCTCGACCCCGGCCTGCCCGCGGAGTTCCTGCCCGACGACTGGTCGGGGATCCGCGCGGCCGACCTGTTCTTCGAGCTGCACGCGCAGCTGGAGGACCCGGCCCGGGCGTTCGTCACGAAGTCGATCAGCTTCGGCTGA
- a CDS encoding helix-turn-helix domain-containing protein, with amino-acid sequence MAKTEDRPSNQAGPHLLAKVVRARREALGLTQDQVVELGGPSLGTQRSVENARADRYQPKTLHAIDDTLGWTRGTSLALLGKNSAVNIARRINEFDLDAFTQDAIDGTHQKLHKSALRLTPANAPASDRVVFASAGLAMGHGTAGSPAVVTADTTVTAREPSFGDRIAGLDRDDLIRLRDFIDGALYRWHQPELDGRVAHAAMEIAEASERLDNLRKQQTSIREETGQATARNDPDALKSLHSRARSVEIQIMEAESRLTMRRMEYHHLREVQDEAAAKAAKYAEGMAGAEHGEAPER; translated from the coding sequence GTGGCGAAGACCGAAGACCGGCCGTCCAACCAGGCGGGCCCACACCTGCTCGCGAAGGTCGTGCGCGCCCGCAGAGAGGCACTAGGTCTCACGCAGGACCAAGTTGTTGAATTGGGCGGACCGTCCCTTGGCACGCAGCGAAGCGTCGAGAACGCGCGCGCCGACCGGTACCAGCCGAAGACGCTCCATGCGATCGATGACACGTTGGGATGGACACGTGGAACCAGTCTCGCGCTCCTCGGGAAGAACTCTGCCGTCAACATAGCGCGCAGGATAAACGAGTTCGATCTTGATGCTTTTACGCAAGACGCTATTGACGGAACGCACCAAAAACTCCACAAGAGCGCTTTGCGACTGACGCCCGCGAACGCACCCGCCTCCGACCGAGTCGTCTTCGCCTCCGCAGGATTAGCCATGGGCCATGGAACAGCCGGATCTCCGGCTGTCGTCACCGCCGATACGACCGTGACCGCCAGGGAGCCCAGCTTTGGAGATCGCATTGCCGGCCTGGATCGCGATGACCTCATTCGCTTACGCGACTTCATTGACGGCGCACTGTATCGGTGGCATCAACCCGAACTTGATGGCCGGGTTGCACACGCGGCGATGGAGATCGCCGAAGCGAGCGAGAGACTTGACAATTTGCGCAAGCAGCAAACTTCGATCAGAGAGGAGACCGGCCAGGCTACGGCGCGGAACGACCCGGACGCACTGAAATCCCTGCATTCGCGCGCGCGGAGTGTGGAGATCCAGATCATGGAGGCAGAGTCGAGGCTGACGATGAGAAGGATGGAATACCACCACTTGAGAGAAGTCCAAGACGAAGCTGCAGCAAAAGCTGCGAAATACGCGGAAGGGATGGCCGGTGCCGAGCACGGAGAAGCTCCCGAGCGGTAG